Proteins encoded within one genomic window of Verrucomicrobiota bacterium:
- a CDS encoding formate--tetrahydrofolate ligase, which yields MPFPTDIKIAQSCKMTHINDIARKLGIDPELLEHYGKYKAKLPLSLIDEDKIKHAKLILVSAITPTPAGEGKTTTSIGLSEGLNKIGRKTTVVLREPSLGPVFGIKGGAAGGGYSQVVPMEDINLHFTGDFSAVEKANNLLSALIDNNLHSRQYSLGLDPTAIYWKRVMDMNDRSLRSISIGHGGRGNGIQRMDGFNITAASEVMAILCMAKNLKDLKHKLGSIFVGFTHDKKPVYARDLKAQAGMALLMRDAIKPNLVQTLEGNPAIIHAGPFANIAQGTNTILATKMGLSLSDYCVTEAGFGADLGAEKFLNIKCGYGHLAPQAMVLVATIRAMRHHGGALKEEYNTPSLDRVKRGFENLEKHIENCRKFGLHPVVAVNRFPSDTREETEYIIDRCAEMDIRAVVCNGFAEGGEGARELASAVVSELDSGRNHFKPLYDWNLPVKEKIGTIAREIYGAEGVDYTEKAEAGLETIQRLGIGHLPICMAKTQKSLSDDEKRIGRPRGFRVTVREFEFAVGAGFIIPILGDMMRMPGLPSVPASEGMDIDDDGVISGLS from the coding sequence ATGCCATTTCCTACTGATATCAAGATTGCGCAATCGTGCAAGATGACACACATTAATGATATTGCGCGCAAGCTGGGGATCGATCCTGAGCTTCTCGAGCATTACGGTAAGTATAAGGCGAAGCTGCCCTTGAGCCTGATCGATGAGGACAAGATCAAACATGCCAAACTCATCCTCGTGTCTGCGATTACTCCCACGCCTGCGGGGGAAGGTAAGACAACAACATCCATCGGATTGTCCGAAGGCTTAAATAAGATCGGGCGCAAGACCACCGTGGTCTTACGTGAACCCTCACTGGGCCCGGTTTTCGGGATCAAAGGGGGGGCGGCGGGGGGCGGCTACTCGCAGGTGGTACCGATGGAGGATATTAACCTTCATTTCACGGGGGACTTTTCAGCCGTGGAGAAGGCGAACAATTTGCTCAGTGCACTCATTGATAATAACCTCCACAGCCGCCAATATTCCCTCGGGCTGGATCCTACAGCGATTTATTGGAAGCGGGTCATGGATATGAATGACCGGTCGCTGCGTTCGATCAGTATCGGCCATGGCGGGCGCGGTAACGGTATCCAGCGCATGGACGGGTTTAATATTACGGCGGCCTCCGAGGTGATGGCGATATTGTGTATGGCGAAGAATCTTAAAGACCTCAAACACAAACTTGGATCGATCTTTGTGGGATTCACACACGACAAGAAGCCGGTGTATGCGCGGGATTTAAAAGCGCAGGCGGGCATGGCGCTTTTGATGCGTGATGCGATCAAGCCGAACCTGGTCCAGACCCTGGAAGGTAACCCGGCGATCATCCATGCGGGGCCGTTTGCGAATATTGCGCAAGGCACGAATACGATTCTCGCGACAAAGATGGGTCTGTCCCTGAGTGATTATTGTGTGACGGAGGCGGGATTTGGCGCGGACCTTGGCGCGGAGAAATTCCTGAATATCAAATGTGGTTACGGGCACTTGGCCCCACAGGCGATGGTGCTGGTGGCGACGATCCGGGCGATGAGACACCACGGAGGTGCTTTAAAGGAGGAGTATAACACGCCTTCCCTCGATCGGGTGAAACGGGGATTCGAGAATCTGGAGAAACATATCGAGAACTGCCGTAAATTTGGATTACATCCGGTGGTGGCGGTAAATCGTTTCCCGTCGGATACTAGGGAAGAGACGGAGTATATCATTGACCGTTGTGCGGAGATGGATATCCGGGCGGTGGTGTGTAACGGTTTTGCCGAAGGGGGCGAAGGAGCGCGGGAACTGGCCTCGGCGGTGGTGAGTGAGCTCGACAGCGGGAGGAATCATTTTAAACCCCTTTATGACTGGAACCTACCGGTCAAAGAGAAGATCGGGACGATAGCGCGGGAGATCTACGGGGCGGAGGGGGTTGATTACACGGAGAAAGCGGAGGCGGGACTGGAAACCATTCAGCGACTGGGGATCGGGCACTTGCCGATATGTATGGCGAAGACTCAGAAATCACTCAGCGACGACGAGAAACGTATCGGGCGCCCGAGGGGATTCCGGGTCACGGTGCGGGAGTTTGAATTTGCGGTGGGAGCGGGATTCATCATCCCGATCCTAGGGGACATGATGCGGATGCCCGGCCTACCATCGGTCCCGGCCAGTGAAGGCATGGATATCGACGACGACGGCGTCATCTCAGGCTTGTCGTAA
- a CDS encoding trimethylamine corrinoid protein 2, translating to MKSYLETKPDLEVSLNRMEAFWNCSVLDRPFVHIPTAKTNAQPWPQKQFASNRERWLDVEFAVEMALALTENILWKGDSIPVFFPNLGPEVMSCGFGAELEFSEYTSWSKPVIHDWNQVEGLKFDPDNFYIQKICELIKLGVEKGKGKFITGITDIHPGGDLAASLREPQQFCIDMMESPDEVEALLQKIQPAFEEFYNLQYDLMQAGGQVMTTTWAPLYTEGKYYVPSNDFSCMISPRSYKKYFVERLEKEIEFLDRSIYHLDGPNALQHLPAILGMKKLDAVQWVFGAGNGTPKDWIHVYKQIQDAGKGIQIIECGYNDLDAIISTLKPEGVAITTAAGSEQEADAFLKKVTEWKK from the coding sequence ATGAAAAGCTATCTCGAAACAAAGCCCGACCTCGAAGTAAGCCTAAATCGTATGGAGGCTTTCTGGAATTGTTCGGTGCTGGACCGCCCTTTTGTCCATATCCCCACCGCTAAAACCAATGCTCAACCCTGGCCCCAAAAACAATTTGCTTCAAACCGTGAACGCTGGCTGGATGTGGAGTTCGCCGTCGAAATGGCTTTGGCCCTTACGGAAAATATCCTTTGGAAAGGTGACTCGATCCCGGTTTTTTTCCCGAACCTCGGTCCTGAGGTCATGTCCTGCGGGTTCGGTGCGGAACTCGAGTTCAGCGAATACACCAGCTGGTCGAAACCGGTGATCCATGACTGGAACCAGGTGGAAGGGCTTAAATTCGACCCGGATAATTTCTACATCCAAAAAATCTGTGAGTTGATCAAGCTCGGGGTCGAGAAGGGTAAGGGGAAATTCATTACCGGCATTACCGATATCCATCCCGGCGGGGATTTAGCTGCGTCATTACGTGAACCTCAGCAATTTTGCATCGACATGATGGAGTCTCCCGATGAGGTGGAGGCATTGCTGCAAAAAATCCAGCCCGCCTTTGAGGAATTTTACAATCTCCAGTACGACCTCATGCAGGCCGGAGGACAGGTCATGACGACGACTTGGGCTCCCCTCTACACGGAAGGTAAATATTATGTACCGAGTAATGATTTCTCCTGCATGATCTCCCCGCGCAGCTATAAAAAATATTTTGTCGAACGTCTCGAAAAGGAGATCGAATTCCTCGACCGATCCATCTACCACCTCGACGGACCAAATGCCCTGCAACACCTCCCGGCGATTCTGGGAATGAAGAAACTCGATGCTGTCCAGTGGGTCTTTGGCGCAGGTAACGGCACACCCAAAGACTGGATCCATGTTTATAAACAAATCCAAGATGCAGGCAAAGGAATCCAAATCATCGAGTGCGGTTACAATGACCTCGATGCGATCATTTCCACGCTAAAACCCGAAGGAGTCGCCATCACCACCGCAGCTGGCTCCGAGCAAGAAGCCGACGCATTCCTCAAAAAAGTCACCGAGTGGAAAAAATAA
- a CDS encoding glycoside hydrolase family 36 protein, with amino-acid sequence MKELIPITEGQLEIVLGIPESGPVRLLHFQAAAFDPAKVPEDKDLGQYYKLVEIQVSGENQWGHHGQKHTLTCPGIRLEYVSHKDYRSSQGRKIEIVQKEEKGLEVIVHWQFFDGLPALQAWTEVINRGSEIQPLIFVSSFHLTGIAKEGARHWNDKCFINLGFNTWYGEAQFKRHKLPDLGLTGLGGSTNRLAWSNVGTWSSSNQLPLGYFENTEAGTVLFWQVEHNASWHFEIADGGKDLYLSVSGPTEQESHWCKLLAPGQAFSTVPSGVGAIAGSVADAANEFNHYRRAIRRENEDNRKLPVIFNDYMNCLNGDPTTEKLLPLIDAAAEVGCEYFVIDCGWYSDDWWWPSVGEWLPSAKRFPGGIQEPIDYIRKKGMIPGLWLEPEVMGIECPMVKQVPDDWFFKRHGRAIVDHARYQLDFRHPDVVAHVDKVVDRLVKDYGVGYIKMDYNINGGIGTEVNAESFGEGLLGHNRAFLGWLDKLLVRYPDLIIENCGSGGLRMDYAMLSRLSIQSTSDQTDYSLYQYIVSALPLVLAPEQGAVWSYPLRTGDR; translated from the coding sequence ATGAAAGAACTCATCCCGATCACTGAAGGCCAACTCGAAATCGTCTTAGGAATCCCCGAGTCCGGGCCTGTTCGCCTCCTCCATTTCCAAGCCGCCGCCTTTGATCCGGCAAAAGTCCCTGAAGACAAAGACCTGGGCCAATATTATAAACTCGTGGAAATCCAAGTCTCTGGGGAAAACCAGTGGGGGCACCACGGCCAAAAACACACCCTGACGTGCCCGGGTATCCGCCTCGAATACGTCTCACACAAGGACTACCGTTCCAGTCAGGGACGCAAAATCGAAATCGTCCAGAAGGAAGAAAAAGGTCTGGAGGTCATTGTTCATTGGCAATTTTTCGATGGCCTACCCGCCCTTCAAGCTTGGACAGAGGTCATTAATCGGGGCTCAGAAATCCAACCCCTGATTTTTGTCTCCAGCTTCCACCTCACCGGCATCGCCAAAGAAGGTGCCCGCCACTGGAATGACAAATGTTTTATTAATCTCGGGTTTAATACCTGGTATGGTGAAGCCCAGTTCAAACGCCACAAACTCCCCGATCTCGGGCTCACCGGCCTCGGAGGCTCGACTAACCGCCTCGCCTGGTCGAATGTCGGCACGTGGTCGTCCTCAAACCAGTTACCCCTCGGATACTTTGAAAATACCGAGGCCGGAACCGTTCTTTTCTGGCAGGTCGAACACAACGCCTCCTGGCATTTTGAAATCGCCGACGGTGGCAAAGACCTCTACCTGAGTGTCAGTGGCCCGACCGAACAAGAGTCGCACTGGTGCAAATTGCTCGCGCCGGGGCAAGCCTTTTCGACAGTGCCCTCTGGAGTCGGGGCCATCGCAGGCAGTGTCGCCGATGCCGCCAATGAGTTTAACCATTACCGCCGTGCCATCCGCCGCGAGAATGAGGACAACCGCAAATTGCCCGTGATCTTTAATGATTATATGAATTGCCTCAATGGTGATCCCACCACTGAAAAACTCCTGCCCCTGATCGATGCCGCTGCGGAAGTGGGTTGCGAATATTTCGTCATCGACTGCGGATGGTATTCAGACGACTGGTGGTGGCCCAGTGTCGGTGAATGGCTCCCCAGTGCCAAGCGGTTCCCCGGCGGCATCCAGGAACCCATCGATTATATCCGCAAAAAAGGAATGATCCCCGGCCTGTGGCTCGAACCCGAGGTCATGGGTATCGAATGTCCCATGGTCAAACAAGTCCCTGATGATTGGTTCTTCAAACGCCATGGCCGTGCCATCGTCGACCATGCCCGTTACCAGCTCGATTTCCGTCATCCCGATGTCGTGGCACACGTCGATAAAGTCGTCGACCGTCTCGTCAAGGACTACGGGGTGGGTTACATCAAGATGGATTATAATATTAATGGCGGTATCGGCACCGAGGTAAATGCCGAGAGTTTCGGTGAGGGTTTACTCGGGCATAACCGCGCTTTCCTCGGATGGCTGGACAAATTGCTCGTGCGTTACCCCGACTTGATTATCGAGAATTGCGGGAGTGGTGGCCTCCGGATGGACTATGCCATGCTCAGCCGCTTGAGTATCCAGTCCACCAGCGACCAGACCGATTATAGTCTCTACCAATATATCGTTTCCGCCCTCCCCCTCGTCCTCGCCCCCGAGCAAGGTGCGGTGTGGAGCTACCCCCTGCGCACTGGTGACCG